Proteins co-encoded in one Christiangramia fulva genomic window:
- a CDS encoding Gfo/Idh/MocA family protein: protein MKKNRRTFIKNLGLAGAASAIAPMSFAAEMPIQEYLQRKHSGNTEKTLRIALIGAGGMGTADTKTALEHPNIELLAVCDLYDGRLEDARKRWGDHLFLTKKYEDILKRKDIDAVIVGTPDHWHKKISVDALNAGKNVYCEKPMVHSIDEGKEVINAWKKSGKIMMVGSQGLSSLGNEKAKELLAEGAIGDINYAEGFWARNSPLGAWQYPIPDDASPQTVDWERFIEPTTKRPFDALRFFRWRNYLDYGTGMAGDLFVHLFSSLHFITNSMGPTKIAAMGGLRYWKDGREVPDVLLGMFDYPETEAHKPFNLSLRCNFIDGTSGSTYLKIVGNKGSMNVEWDRVTLKRNENVPSDDPFFAEKGKEFSEKRDRKKMLPPLETVYTAQDGYKGAHYDHFANFFNAIRNNGSVVEDPQFAFRAAAPALLCNQSYFQDKFIKWDPREMKLS from the coding sequence ATGAAGAAAAACCGCCGAACTTTTATAAAAAACCTGGGACTTGCAGGTGCCGCTTCCGCAATCGCACCAATGAGCTTTGCTGCAGAAATGCCTATTCAGGAATATCTTCAACGCAAACATTCCGGCAATACAGAAAAAACCTTAAGAATAGCACTTATTGGAGCGGGAGGTATGGGAACCGCTGATACAAAGACCGCCCTGGAGCATCCTAATATTGAGCTTCTGGCCGTATGTGACCTCTACGATGGCAGGCTGGAAGACGCTAGAAAAAGATGGGGTGACCATCTATTTCTTACAAAAAAATATGAGGATATTCTTAAACGGAAAGATATCGATGCGGTCATTGTGGGTACCCCAGATCACTGGCATAAAAAAATAAGTGTGGATGCCCTCAATGCCGGAAAAAATGTTTACTGCGAAAAACCCATGGTCCATTCCATAGACGAGGGAAAAGAAGTGATCAATGCCTGGAAAAAATCGGGTAAGATCATGATGGTCGGTAGCCAGGGTCTTTCTTCTTTAGGTAATGAAAAAGCAAAAGAGCTGCTGGCAGAAGGAGCTATTGGAGATATAAATTATGCCGAAGGTTTCTGGGCGAGAAATTCCCCTTTAGGTGCCTGGCAATATCCCATTCCTGATGATGCTTCTCCACAAACCGTAGACTGGGAAAGGTTTATTGAGCCTACTACTAAACGTCCATTCGATGCGCTTCGGTTTTTTAGATGGAGAAATTATCTGGATTATGGAACCGGGATGGCGGGAGACCTTTTCGTTCACCTGTTTTCAAGCCTTCACTTTATCACCAATTCAATGGGCCCTACCAAAATTGCGGCAATGGGCGGACTTCGTTACTGGAAGGATGGGCGTGAAGTGCCTGACGTTCTTTTGGGCATGTTCGATTATCCCGAGACAGAAGCTCATAAACCTTTCAACCTTTCACTGCGCTGTAATTTCATTGATGGCACCAGTGGCAGCACCTACCTCAAGATCGTGGGCAATAAAGGTTCCATGAACGTTGAATGGGACCGTGTTACCTTAAAAAGGAATGAAAATGTTCCAAGTGACGATCCTTTCTTTGCTGAAAAAGGAAAAGAATTTTCTGAAAAAAGGGATCGCAAAAAAATGCTGCCGCCATTAGAGACAGTTTATACTGCACAGGATGGATATAAAGGAGCGCATTATGATCATTTTGCCAATTTCTTTAATGCCATAAGAAACAACGGCAGCGTGGTGGAAGATCCTCAATTTGCCTTTCGAGCGGCAGCACCGGCTTTGTTGTGCAACCAAAGTTACTTCCAGGATAAATTTATCAAATGGGATCCGCGGGAAATGAAACTATCATAA
- a CDS encoding 3-keto-disaccharide hydrolase, giving the protein MKRILFFLAASVLMLSCKNNEKKEVSEETVPNKTTQKTQNDSEWTYLFNGKDAEGWRGYNDKEGSGLPQGWVIEDGTLKSLGKGGDIGGDIIYAKEKYGNFDLSLEWKLSPQGNSGVFYHVVEDDKYEAPYFTGPEYQIIDSENFPEKLEDWQKIGADYGMYVPDYKNLDLPDVTNWNTSRIRVTDDKVTYWLNGQKTVEFDPQSEEWQKRKEEGKWKDYPDYGNAKTGYIGLQDHGSEIWFRNIKIKKL; this is encoded by the coding sequence ATGAAACGAATACTATTTTTTTTAGCGGCATCGGTACTAATGCTTTCCTGTAAAAACAATGAAAAAAAGGAAGTCTCCGAAGAAACAGTCCCCAATAAAACTACTCAAAAGACCCAAAATGATTCTGAATGGACTTACCTTTTTAACGGAAAAGATGCGGAAGGCTGGCGTGGCTATAATGATAAAGAAGGAAGCGGACTTCCTCAAGGCTGGGTGATTGAGGACGGAACCCTTAAATCTCTTGGTAAAGGCGGTGATATTGGCGGTGATATAATCTATGCCAAAGAAAAATATGGAAATTTTGACCTTAGCCTGGAATGGAAATTATCACCGCAGGGAAACAGTGGCGTTTTTTATCATGTTGTTGAAGATGACAAATATGAGGCTCCTTATTTTACCGGACCAGAATACCAGATAATCGATAGTGAAAATTTCCCGGAAAAACTTGAGGATTGGCAGAAGATCGGTGCTGATTATGGGATGTATGTACCCGATTATAAAAATCTCGATCTTCCCGATGTTACCAATTGGAATACCTCGAGGATCCGCGTGACTGATGATAAAGTTACCTACTGGTTGAATGGTCAGAAAACCGTTGAATTCGATCCACAATCAGAAGAATGGCAAAAAAGGAAGGAAGAAGGAAAATGGAAAGATTATCCGGATTATGGAAATGCAAAGACTGGTTATATAGGATTACAGGACCACGGCAGCGAAATCTGGTTTAGGAACATAAAAATTAAAAAGTTGTAA
- a CDS encoding 3-keto-disaccharide hydrolase, whose product MDYRYKYLLILGVLILTGCSSQKKIFNEQDLQGWKIYGTEKWYVDDNLLVGESGPDKEYGYLATENNYKNFELQLEFLQEADGNSGVFFRSEIEGTKISGWQVEVAPPGHDTGGIYESYGRGWLIKPDPSKEGVLKFGKWNTMKIRVLDGKVTTWLNGVKMVELSDDKIAEATGKIALQIHAGGGIKVYWRNIKIKEISA is encoded by the coding sequence ATGGACTACCGGTATAAATATTTACTCATTTTAGGAGTACTCATACTCACAGGCTGCAGTTCTCAAAAGAAAATTTTTAATGAGCAGGATTTGCAGGGATGGAAAATCTATGGAACCGAAAAATGGTATGTTGATGATAATCTGCTGGTAGGAGAAAGTGGCCCCGATAAAGAATATGGATATCTGGCCACTGAGAACAATTATAAAAATTTCGAATTGCAGCTTGAATTTTTACAGGAAGCTGATGGTAATAGCGGGGTCTTCTTCCGTTCTGAAATAGAAGGAACAAAAATTTCGGGCTGGCAGGTAGAAGTTGCTCCTCCTGGCCATGATACCGGTGGGATTTATGAATCTTACGGACGCGGATGGCTTATAAAACCAGATCCTTCAAAAGAAGGAGTCTTGAAATTCGGCAAATGGAATACCATGAAAATTCGCGTGCTGGATGGAAAGGTAACTACCTGGCTGAATGGTGTTAAAATGGTTGAACTCAGCGATGATAAAATTGCAGAGGCCACCGGAAAAATAGCACTTCAAATCCATGCCGGCGGCGGCATAAAAGTTTATTGGCGTAATATTAAAATAAAAGAAATCTCAGCTTAG
- a CDS encoding ROK family protein, with protein sequence MKDIIVGVDIGATKMHIGAIKDSKIFKDLVIATSANAPEKQIIDELIEGIESLCGHDFVGIGIGVPGLIDEEQGIVYDLWNIPSWKEVYLKDSLEKHFKKPVRITNDANTFALGEKKYGQGKTYKNFVGVSLGTGYGTGIIINHELYSGTLSGAGELANIPYLDRTIEDYCSGKFFKLQYQREGAEVFEKAEQGDPEALKIFDEFGKHLAESLKLILYILSPEAIILGGSISRSFKYFEKSLMETINTFPFKRILKRVKIFPSAMPDVSVLGSAAMLDK encoded by the coding sequence ATGAAAGACATCATAGTAGGGGTAGATATTGGGGCGACGAAAATGCATATAGGAGCTATTAAGGATTCTAAAATTTTTAAAGATCTGGTAATAGCTACTTCGGCCAATGCACCCGAAAAGCAAATTATAGATGAACTTATCGAAGGCATCGAGAGCTTATGTGGCCATGATTTTGTAGGGATCGGGATCGGTGTCCCGGGACTGATAGATGAAGAACAGGGAATTGTTTATGATCTTTGGAATATTCCTTCCTGGAAAGAAGTCTATTTAAAAGACAGCCTGGAAAAGCATTTTAAAAAGCCTGTAAGAATTACTAATGATGCCAATACTTTTGCCCTGGGAGAGAAAAAATACGGCCAGGGAAAGACCTATAAGAATTTTGTAGGTGTTTCTTTAGGAACCGGTTACGGAACGGGGATCATTATTAACCACGAATTGTACTCGGGAACACTTTCCGGTGCCGGCGAACTTGCCAATATTCCCTATCTCGACCGCACCATTGAAGATTATTGCAGTGGGAAATTCTTTAAACTTCAGTATCAGCGTGAAGGAGCAGAAGTCTTCGAAAAGGCCGAACAGGGTGATCCGGAAGCCTTAAAGATCTTTGACGAATTCGGGAAACATCTGGCGGAAAGTCTGAAACTCATCTTATATATATTATCCCCTGAAGCGATTATCCTTGGAGGTTCCATAAGCCGTTCTTTTAAATATTTTGAAAAATCCTTAATGGAAACAATAAATACTTTTCCTTTTAAAAGAATATTAAAGAGAGTGAAAATTTTTCCATCCGCCATGCCCGATGTTTCCGTACTGGGTTCTGCGGCGATGCTTGATAAATAA
- a CDS encoding sugar MFS transporter, producing the protein MANSNTSVQMEASSAKSNAKNAIIIIGALFFIFGFVTWLNSLLIPYLAIACELTTFQSFFVTFAFYIAYVVMAPVSTRTLTIFGFKNGMSVALIVMAFGALLFIPAAITRTYILFLLGLFIMGSGLAILQTASNPYVTIVGPAESAAKRISIMGICNKLAGALAPILIGFFLQLEKADALRAEIANLTESQKIAELNEMASRVIPPYIGIIVVLLALAFWVYKSSLPEVDTEEEDETLTSTNAGKKSVFDFPHVILGVISLFLYVGVEVIAADSIINYGASLGLPLTTAKYFATATMFTMVLGYIIGIFTIPKYIKQDNALRVSAILGVIFSILALATTGYVSVGFIALLGLANALMWPAIWPLALADVGRFTKAASSLLVMGIAGGAIIPLLYGALADNWSVHYAYVILLPCYIFIFYFATSGHKIRKK; encoded by the coding sequence ATGGCCAATTCAAACACTTCTGTTCAAATGGAGGCTTCCTCTGCAAAATCAAATGCGAAAAACGCCATTATCATTATCGGCGCGCTTTTCTTTATTTTTGGTTTCGTAACCTGGCTTAATTCCCTTCTGATCCCGTACCTGGCGATTGCCTGTGAATTAACAACTTTCCAGTCGTTCTTCGTCACCTTTGCTTTTTACATCGCCTATGTTGTAATGGCCCCGGTTTCTACCAGAACGCTGACTATTTTCGGATTTAAAAATGGAATGTCGGTAGCCCTTATCGTCATGGCTTTTGGTGCGCTGCTATTTATTCCGGCGGCCATTACACGAACCTATATTTTATTTTTATTAGGCCTGTTCATTATGGGTAGCGGTCTCGCTATTCTCCAAACGGCTTCTAATCCTTATGTTACTATTGTGGGACCTGCTGAAAGTGCAGCGAAGCGTATTAGTATCATGGGAATTTGCAACAAACTTGCGGGCGCGCTGGCTCCTATCCTGATAGGTTTCTTTTTACAGTTGGAAAAAGCAGATGCACTGCGTGCTGAAATCGCTAACCTGACGGAAAGCCAAAAGATTGCGGAGCTTAATGAAATGGCTTCACGTGTAATCCCTCCATATATCGGGATCATTGTTGTTCTTCTCGCTCTTGCCTTCTGGGTCTATAAATCTTCATTGCCAGAAGTTGACACCGAAGAAGAAGATGAAACACTTACATCAACAAATGCGGGAAAAAAGAGCGTTTTCGATTTTCCTCATGTAATTTTAGGGGTTATAAGCCTTTTTCTTTATGTGGGAGTAGAAGTGATCGCTGCCGATAGTATTATTAATTATGGAGCTTCGCTTGGTCTTCCCCTTACCACCGCTAAATACTTTGCTACCGCCACCATGTTTACCATGGTTTTAGGATATATAATAGGGATTTTTACCATTCCAAAATATATTAAACAGGATAATGCTTTACGCGTATCTGCGATCCTCGGGGTGATTTTCTCAATTCTGGCACTGGCTACAACGGGTTATGTTTCTGTAGGTTTCATCGCGCTTTTAGGTCTTGCCAATGCGCTCATGTGGCCGGCAATTTGGCCCCTGGCACTTGCTGATGTGGGAAGGTTCACAAAAGCAGCTTCCTCATTATTAGTTATGGGAATCGCCGGTGGAGCCATTATTCCTTTATTGTATGGGGCTCTTGCCGATAACTGGAGCGTTCATTATGCATACGTGATCCTGCTGCCCTGTTATATCTTCATATTTTATTTTGCAACATCCGGACATAAAATTCGTAAAAAATGA
- a CDS encoding creatininase family protein: MRPYILAENNWKNIKDADIELAVLPWGATEAHNYHLPYATDNYQIDAIAAEAGRYAFEAGAKHIILPNIPFGVNSGQADIRLDMNLNPSTQLAILADIIEVLNRQGIKKLIVLNGHGGNNFKPLLRELGLKFPEMFLLMTNFFQVVNKEEYFEASGDHADEMETSLMLHLKPEVVSPLEEAGDGREKKSKISAIREGWAWSERKWSAVTDDTGIGNPKKAMKEKGERFFQAVCKKLAELFVEVSKVEINDRYES, translated from the coding sequence ATGAGGCCTTATATTCTTGCAGAAAACAACTGGAAAAATATTAAAGATGCTGATATAGAATTAGCAGTTCTTCCCTGGGGAGCCACAGAAGCTCATAATTATCACCTGCCGTACGCGACCGATAATTATCAAATTGATGCCATTGCCGCTGAGGCCGGCAGGTATGCATTTGAAGCCGGTGCTAAACATATTATTTTACCAAATATCCCTTTTGGGGTGAACAGTGGCCAGGCAGATATAAGGCTGGACATGAATCTCAATCCCAGCACGCAGCTGGCAATTTTAGCCGATATTATTGAGGTATTGAACCGGCAGGGAATAAAAAAACTCATCGTGCTTAACGGGCACGGCGGAAATAATTTCAAGCCACTCCTGAGGGAACTGGGATTGAAATTTCCTGAAATGTTCCTGCTAATGACCAATTTTTTTCAGGTGGTGAATAAAGAGGAATATTTTGAAGCTTCAGGAGATCACGCCGATGAAATGGAAACAAGTCTCATGCTCCACTTAAAACCTGAAGTGGTATCACCGCTTGAAGAGGCCGGTGATGGAAGGGAGAAAAAATCAAAAATTTCGGCTATAAGGGAAGGTTGGGCCTGGTCTGAGCGAAAATGGTCTGCTGTTACTGATGATACGGGTATCGGAAATCCGAAAAAAGCCATGAAGGAAAAAGGAGAAAGATTTTTTCAGGCTGTTTGTAAGAAATTAGCTGAACTTTTTGTGGAAGTTTCTAAAGTAGAGATCAATGATCGATATGAATCCTGA
- a CDS encoding beta-N-acetylhexosaminidase, whose product MSAKISKYAVLILAATFLFSCSGLKKTQEQQSLSKPAIIPLPMKVSWQDGSYTIPKKNIICYNEGSGKTAAWLEKLLKNTGGTVSLTQNDDFSCGNWKIIKDASLKDKLGEEGYMLNIGAQGVVLKGATDAGLFYAVQTLRQFFPPAVEQNDLKKVKVSLRYANIEDKPEYSWRGTMVDVARSFFGLDYLKRHVDRMALYKLNRLHLHLTDDQGWRIEIKSKPKLTEVASKGSVDNGRSGYLTQEEYKELQDYALERNIIVVPEIDMPGHIYSALLAYPELNCAENANIHPKKALPPDLFTGHDVGWSRFCLENPATYDFVSEVVGELASITKGPWIHMGGDEIEDPLYKEFVVKADSIVHHYNKIPVGWEEVTQTKVSPDFISQEWNGKTESVMEDVKVIESICANFYLDHGNTPEQKNTATWCTNGITVEQVYSFSSSNPHVIGVEAPVWSEQVWTDQAMDDRFWPRAAAVAEVAWTPSAKRQFSEFKERLAKHGPRLNEMGIHFFNSPGIDWEKDSGRKKVNGVFYNFKP is encoded by the coding sequence ATGAGTGCAAAAATTTCAAAATATGCCGTCTTAATTCTTGCGGCTACTTTTCTTTTTTCCTGTTCCGGATTGAAGAAGACACAGGAGCAGCAATCGCTCTCAAAACCGGCAATTATTCCTTTGCCAATGAAAGTTTCCTGGCAGGATGGAAGTTATACCATTCCGAAGAAAAACATTATTTGTTATAATGAGGGAAGCGGAAAAACTGCGGCATGGCTTGAGAAACTGCTGAAAAATACCGGTGGTACCGTAAGCCTTACTCAAAATGATGATTTTTCATGTGGTAACTGGAAAATAATTAAAGATGCTTCACTTAAAGACAAATTGGGAGAGGAGGGCTATATGCTCAATATTGGTGCGCAGGGAGTTGTTCTGAAAGGAGCCACCGATGCCGGCTTGTTCTATGCGGTACAGACCTTACGACAGTTCTTTCCGCCTGCCGTTGAGCAAAATGATCTGAAAAAGGTAAAAGTAAGCCTTCGTTATGCAAACATTGAAGATAAGCCTGAGTACAGCTGGCGAGGAACTATGGTTGATGTGGCCAGGAGCTTCTTCGGTCTTGATTATTTGAAACGTCATGTTGACCGCATGGCCCTATATAAGCTTAACCGGCTTCATTTGCATTTAACTGATGATCAGGGATGGAGAATTGAAATAAAAAGCAAACCAAAATTAACGGAAGTTGCCTCTAAAGGATCGGTTGATAATGGCCGTTCCGGATATCTAACCCAGGAAGAATATAAAGAATTACAGGATTACGCGCTGGAAAGAAATATTATTGTGGTTCCCGAAATTGATATGCCGGGCCATATTTATTCCGCGCTATTGGCGTATCCCGAATTAAATTGTGCTGAAAATGCAAATATTCATCCTAAAAAAGCGCTTCCGCCCGATCTCTTTACCGGTCATGATGTGGGATGGAGCCGATTCTGCCTTGAAAATCCCGCAACTTATGATTTCGTTTCAGAAGTAGTGGGAGAACTTGCCAGCATAACTAAAGGCCCCTGGATCCATATGGGTGGCGACGAGATAGAAGATCCGCTTTATAAAGAATTTGTGGTAAAGGCAGATTCTATTGTTCATCATTACAATAAAATTCCTGTAGGCTGGGAGGAAGTTACCCAAACTAAAGTGAGTCCTGATTTTATCAGCCAGGAATGGAATGGCAAAACAGAGAGTGTGATGGAAGATGTGAAGGTCATAGAATCTATATGCGCTAATTTTTACCTTGACCATGGGAATACTCCGGAACAAAAAAATACGGCTACCTGGTGTACAAACGGGATCACCGTGGAACAAGTTTACAGTTTTTCAAGCTCAAATCCGCATGTAATAGGAGTGGAAGCTCCGGTGTGGTCAGAGCAGGTGTGGACAGACCAGGCCATGGATGATCGCTTCTGGCCAAGAGCTGCTGCAGTAGCTGAGGTTGCATGGACCCCTTCTGCAAAAAGACAATTCTCTGAATTTAAGGAAAGACTTGCAAAACATGGCCCACGCCTGAATGAAATGGGGATCCATTTTTTCAACAGTCCCGGTATAGATTGGGAGAAAGATAGTGGCAGAAAAAAGGTGAACGGAGTATTTTATAATTTTAAACCCTGA
- the nagB gene encoding glucosamine-6-phosphate deaminase: MARLNLLEETRFEKLPVTVYSEESVAAQKVAQHIAEIIRKKQAANEMAVLGLATGATPIQVYANLVKMHQEDGLSFKNVITFNLDEYYPMRPDAKQSYVTFMDEHLFSHIDIPKENIHIPDGTLPKDEIADYCLDYENKIGELGGLDLQILGIGRTGHIGFNEPGSAPNSGTRLVTLDDLTRRDAARDFGGKENVPTKAITMGVGTIFKAKEIILMAWSKKKASIIKKAVEGEMSGNVPATYLQLSDNVRFILDEDAASELTRFNTPWLVKDCVWDKPLIKKAVIWLSSEIQKPILKLTDEDYNNHGMAQLVTEVGSAYDINIDVFNQLQHSITGWPGGKPNADDSQRPERAEPAHKRSLIFSPHPDDDVISMGGTFIRLVDQGHDVHVAYQTSGNTAVWDTDVLRYVEFTIDFNKSINKDTAELEKVYDRMRDFFKIKQPNDVDLEEIRNVKAFIRKSEAYAGARYAGLEDSNIHFMALPFYETGKTVKNPVTDIDVEQTKALLQKIKPHQVFAAGDFDDPHGTHIVCFRIILEALTQLRKTEEWTKDCWLWMYRGAWDEFETHEIEMAVPLSPNEVHRKRNAIFQHQSQKDRPVFPGDDEREFWVRAEQRNRETAFNYHELGLANYEAMEAFVKWKFQDEK, from the coding sequence ATGGCGCGATTAAACTTATTAGAAGAGACCCGATTTGAAAAATTACCGGTTACTGTTTATTCTGAAGAAAGCGTTGCAGCTCAAAAAGTAGCGCAGCATATCGCAGAGATCATCCGGAAAAAACAGGCGGCCAATGAAATGGCCGTTTTGGGACTTGCAACCGGAGCCACTCCAATCCAGGTTTATGCAAATCTGGTTAAAATGCATCAGGAAGATGGTTTAAGTTTCAAAAATGTCATCACCTTCAATCTTGATGAATATTACCCCATGCGCCCCGACGCGAAACAAAGCTATGTTACTTTTATGGATGAGCATCTGTTCAGCCATATAGACATTCCAAAAGAAAATATTCATATCCCGGATGGCACTCTTCCAAAAGATGAAATAGCCGATTATTGCCTGGACTATGAAAATAAAATAGGAGAATTAGGAGGTCTCGACCTGCAGATACTCGGGATTGGTAGAACCGGGCATATTGGATTTAATGAACCAGGTTCTGCGCCCAATTCAGGTACCCGTCTGGTTACACTTGATGACCTGACAAGAAGGGATGCCGCCAGGGATTTTGGAGGTAAAGAAAATGTGCCAACCAAGGCGATAACCATGGGAGTAGGCACCATTTTCAAGGCCAAGGAGATTATACTCATGGCCTGGAGTAAAAAGAAAGCTTCCATTATCAAAAAGGCCGTTGAAGGTGAGATGTCTGGCAATGTGCCGGCGACCTATCTTCAGCTTTCAGATAACGTTCGATTCATTCTTGATGAAGATGCGGCTTCTGAATTAACTCGATTTAATACCCCATGGCTTGTAAAAGATTGTGTTTGGGATAAGCCGCTCATCAAAAAAGCTGTTATCTGGCTTTCTTCCGAAATCCAAAAACCCATTCTTAAACTTACCGATGAAGACTATAACAATCACGGTATGGCGCAGCTGGTCACTGAAGTTGGCTCTGCATACGATATAAATATCGATGTCTTCAATCAACTACAACACAGCATCACCGGCTGGCCCGGTGGGAAACCAAATGCCGATGATTCTCAGCGACCCGAAAGAGCCGAACCTGCTCATAAACGATCGCTGATCTTCTCCCCGCATCCCGATGATGATGTCATCTCGATGGGAGGTACTTTTATCAGGTTGGTGGACCAGGGGCATGATGTGCACGTGGCTTACCAAACTTCGGGAAATACAGCAGTTTGGGATACCGATGTACTTCGTTATGTGGAATTTACGATAGATTTTAATAAAAGCATCAACAAAGACACCGCTGAACTGGAAAAAGTTTATGACAGAATGCGGGATTTCTTTAAAATCAAGCAACCTAATGATGTAGATCTTGAAGAAATCAGAAACGTAAAGGCCTTTATAAGAAAATCTGAGGCGTATGCCGGTGCGCGCTATGCCGGACTGGAAGACAGCAATATCCATTTTATGGCGCTTCCTTTTTATGAAACGGGAAAAACCGTTAAAAATCCTGTGACCGATATTGATGTGGAGCAAACAAAGGCTCTTCTTCAAAAAATAAAACCTCACCAGGTATTCGCAGCCGGAGATTTTGATGATCCTCATGGAACCCATATTGTATGTTTCAGGATCATTCTTGAGGCGCTTACGCAGTTAAGAAAAACCGAAGAATGGACAAAAGACTGCTGGCTTTGGATGTATCGAGGCGCCTGGGATGAATTTGAGACTCATGAAATTGAGATGGCAGTGCCATTATCTCCTAATGAAGTTCATAGAAAGAGAAATGCCATTTTTCAGCATCAATCTCAAAAAGACCGTCCGGTTTTCCCCGGCGACGATGAAAGGGAATTTTGGGTTAGGGCCGAACAAAGGAACCGTGAAACCGCCTTCAATTATCACGAATTAGGCCTTGCCAACTATGAGGCAATGGAAGCCTTCGTCAAGTGGAAATTCCAGGATGAAAAATAA
- a CDS encoding ROK family transcriptional regulator, with the protein MNTLLEDFFINTDFLQGLSHVEKKKHFQKLRILRFLYLQGPTTNAEICNAFNFSLPTSMALINQLIKEGLIVKQGRGESVGGRKPDLFAIKPGTFFVLSIHIDRFNIKLAIVDNTNSTIIEEDIPSKISSEVNIVDTLFNYATALIEESEVDTNKLLGIGISMPGLVSSKEGKNFTYFLSGQESLSLQAALKKQFDKPVYILNDAKSACLAEFRFGEAKNKEDVLVISMDWGIGLGIVMGGKMHTGTSGFAGEFGHIPMVEDGELCHCGKRGCLETIASGLALVNKAKKGLAAGETSLLSSMVNDDSELNPEIIIEAANRGDQFSINILSEIGSNLGKGIAILIQIFNPELVILEGKIAEAKKFITTPIQQSMNTFCMIQLKEKTKIVLSKLGRNSHLLGSTAAVVNNVFKNQLKLENDIGK; encoded by the coding sequence ATGAATACATTATTAGAAGACTTTTTTATCAACACCGATTTTCTACAGGGATTATCACATGTCGAAAAGAAGAAACATTTTCAGAAACTTAGAATATTAAGATTTCTGTATTTGCAGGGACCTACCACCAATGCCGAAATTTGTAACGCGTTTAATTTCAGCCTGCCCACTTCGATGGCACTCATAAATCAGCTCATCAAGGAGGGACTCATCGTAAAACAGGGAAGAGGTGAATCTGTGGGTGGAAGAAAGCCAGATCTTTTCGCAATTAAACCGGGAACTTTTTTCGTTCTCAGCATACATATTGACCGTTTCAATATCAAACTTGCTATTGTAGATAATACAAATTCCACGATCATAGAAGAAGACATCCCTTCAAAGATCTCTTCTGAGGTAAATATTGTTGACACCCTTTTCAATTATGCGACTGCTTTAATTGAAGAATCTGAAGTTGATACCAATAAATTACTGGGAATAGGCATAAGCATGCCCGGCCTTGTTTCTTCAAAAGAAGGAAAGAATTTCACTTATTTCCTCTCAGGACAGGAGTCTTTATCATTGCAGGCTGCCCTGAAAAAACAGTTTGACAAGCCTGTCTATATTCTTAATGACGCTAAAAGTGCCTGTCTTGCAGAATTCAGGTTTGGAGAAGCTAAAAATAAAGAAGATGTACTGGTAATTTCTATGGACTGGGGAATTGGCCTGGGAATAGTGATGGGCGGTAAGATGCATACGGGAACTTCTGGTTTTGCAGGAGAGTTCGGACATATTCCCATGGTGGAAGATGGAGAATTATGCCACTGCGGAAAAAGAGGTTGCCTTGAAACCATTGCTTCCGGACTCGCCCTTGTCAATAAAGCGAAAAAAGGCCTTGCGGCAGGTGAAACTTCATTGCTAAGTTCTATGGTGAATGATGATTCAGAACTAAACCCTGAAATAATTATTGAAGCCGCAAATCGCGGCGACCAGTTTTCTATTAATATCCTTTCTGAAATAGGCAGCAATCTGGGAAAAGGAATTGCCATTTTGATCCAGATCTTCAATCCTGAACTGGTTATCCTGGAAGGAAAAATTGCGGAAGCTAAAAAATTCATAACTACTCCCATTCAGCAATCAATGAATACTTTTTGCATGATTCAGCTTAAGGAAAAAACAAAAATTGTTCTTTCCAAACTCGGTAGAAACTCTCATTTACTTGGTTCTACTGCTGCTGTCGTTAACAATGTGTTCAAGAATCAGCTTAAACTGGAGAATGATATAGGAAAATAA